One stretch of Juglans microcarpa x Juglans regia isolate MS1-56 chromosome 3D, Jm3101_v1.0, whole genome shotgun sequence DNA includes these proteins:
- the LOC121255398 gene encoding probable sphingolipid transporter spinster homolog 2 has translation MALEKGQAKPSEESKPSAETEMAQGTPTTAPTPSWFTPKRLLVIFCVINLINYVDRGAIASNGVNGSQGTCTKSGTCTSGSGIQGEFNLSNFEDGVLSSAFMVGLLVASPIFASLAKSVNPFRLIGVGLSVWTLAVVGCGLSFDFWSITICRMLVGVGEASFISLAAPFIDDNAPAAQKTAWLAIFYMCIPTGYALGYVYGGLVGSHFIWRLAFWIEAALMLPFAILGFVMKPLQLKGFAPTESSKALAEVETAALEVQEAAVGNDGAASTKEKFWDKSSCEPATVKVATKISNQVARFMKDLKVLLLEKVYVINVLGYIAYNFVIGAYSYWGPKAGKNIYNMSDADLIFGGITVVCGIFGTLGGGFVLDFMTNTITNAFKLLSVTTFFGAIFCFSAFCFKSMYAFLAFFAVGELLVFATQGPVNYICLHSVKPSMRPLSMAISTVAIHIFGDVPSSPLVGVLQDHINNWRETALILTVILFPAAGIWFIGVFMRSVDRFDEESEHRVIATDRTNRTPLLEGKMAQTTRSTAEV, from the exons GCTACTTGTTATCTTTTGTGTGATTAACTTGATAAATTATGTGGATCGGGGAGCAATAGCAAGCAATGGTGTGAATGGGAGTCAAGGAACTTGCACAAAAAGTGGCACATGCACATCCGGTAGCGGAATACA GGGGGAGTTTAACTTGAGCAATTTTGAAGATGGAGTTCTATCATCTGCTTTTATGGTTGGACTTCTTGTGGCTTCCCCTATATTTGCATCATTAGCAAAGAG CGTAAATCCATTTAGGCTTATTGGAGTGGGACTTTCGGTTTGGACTTTAGCTGTTGTCGGTTGCGGTTTGTCGTTTGATTTCTGGTCCATTACAATCTGTCGCAT GCTGGTTGGTGTTGGTGAGGCTTCATTTATAAGTCTAGCAGCAccattcattgatgataatgCCCCAGCTGCTCAG AAAACGGCATGGCTTGCAATATTTTACATGTGCATACCAACTGGATATGCACTTGGCTATGTTTATGGTGGATTG GTTGGAAGTCATTTCATTTGGCGTCTGGCATTCTGGATAGAAGCAGCTTTAATGCTTCCCTTCGCTATTCTAGGATTTGTGATGAAGCCTCTTCAATTGAAAG GATTTGCTCCCACTGAGTCAAGCAAAGCACTGGCAGAGGTAGAGACAGCAGCCTTGGAGGTTCAAG AGGCTGCAGTTGGTAATGATGGAGCTGCATCCACAAAGGAAAAGTTCTGGGATAAGAGCTCATGTGAACCTGCCAC GGTGAAAGTTGCAACCAAGATTTCCAATCAAGTTGCAAGATTTATGAAAGATTTGAAAGTGCTTCTGCTTGAGAAGGTGTATGTCATTAACGTTCTAG GTTACATAGCATACAACTTTGTCATTGGTGCATACTCATATTGGGGTCCTAAGGCTggtaaaaacatatataatatg AGCGATGCAGATCTGATATTCGGAGGGATCACAGTTGTTTGCGGAATATTTGGCACATTAGGTGGAGGCTTTGTTCTCGATTTTATGACAAACACCATTACAAATGCTTTTAAG CTTCTTTCAGTGACAACATTTTTTGGAGCTATATTTTGCTTCAGTGCCTTTTGTTTCAAGAGCATGTATGCTTTCCTAGCTTTTTTTGCCGTTGGTGAACTCCTTGTCTTTGCCACTCAG ggACCTGTAAATTATATATGTCTCCATTCTGTTAAACCAAGTATGAGACCACTATCTATGGCTATTTCTACTGTTGCAATTCACATCTTCGGAGACGTGCCTTCCTCACCTCTTGTTGGAGTTCTCCAG GATCATATTAACAACTGGAGGGAGACTGCTCTTATTCTAACAGTGATTTTGTTTCCAGCAGCCGGAATTTGGTTCATTG GAGTATTTATGCGCAGCGTGGATAGATTTGATGAAGAAAGCGAGCATCGAGTTATTGCAACTGATAGGACAAACAGAACACCCTTGCTTGAAGGGAAGATGGCACAAACAACACGATCTACAGCTgaagtttag